AGCGGGTCGCAGTCGCCGTACTTGGCGACGCCGCATGCGAACCGGTGCGGCTCTTCGACGAGGCACGCCAGCGCCATGTACGAGCCGTACGACGCACCGAAGATGGCGATCCGGTCGCCGTCGACCCAGTCGAGCGTCTCCAGGTAGTCGGCCGCGGCCAGGCAGTCGCCCGTGTCGGTCACTCCCCACTGGCCATGGTTCGCCCGCTCGAAGTCGAAGCCGTACGACGTCGACCCGCGAAAGTTGATCGCCAGCCAGGCGTACCCCTTGTCGAGGAAGTACTGGGCGTAGCCGTCCCACTCGTCGCCGTAGTGCGACGTCGGTCCACCGTGGGGATATACGACGGCGCCGACCGGGCCCTCGTCCGCCATGGCGGGACGAAACAAGAAGGCCGGGATCATCATGCCGTCACGCGACGGGAACCAGACGTGCTCCGGGGACACGTGTGGAGCGGCAGCCACCGATGCAGGAGTGCCGTCGACGAGAACGGTGACCCCTCCCCCCGGCACGACCACGACGATGCGCGGGGCGATGGCGTGGCTCTCGTGCGAGGCGACGATGGCACCGCTGGGGAGCCATCCAGGTGAGCCCCACACCCCCCCGTCCGCCACGACCTCGACCTCCCCTGATAGCGCGTCGACCACGACGAGGGCGTCGACGCCCTCATTGGTCAGCACGGCTGCGATGCGCTCCCCTCCCGGGTGCCACGCCATCGCCGAGAAGTCGGCGCTTGCGCTCGTGAGCCTGCGTTCGTTCGCCCCGTCCGCTCCGACGAGATGGATCTGGCGGCGACCGCTGCGCTCCGAGACGAAGGCGACGGTGGAGCCGTCGGGGCTGACGGCTGGTCCGTGGTCGGCGAGCCCCGGCGAACCGCTCACCGTCCGCTCCTCACCGGTCGCCAGGACCACCACCCGTATGTCGCGCCGCTTCCTGTCGTCGGGAGGGGAGTGCGTGAAGGCCACCAGCCCACCGGCGACCGACGGTTCGCTCGGCTCGGAATCGCCGGAGGTGATCGGCCTCGGCCATGGGTCGTGGATGTCGACGACCGCCAGCCGAGTGCGCCCGGCGCCGTCCACCAGAGCGAGGAGGTGGTCGGCGTCGATCCACACGGGGCTGTGGCCTGCGACGAGCCGGACCGGGGGCCCGCCCGCCCTCCGGGCCACCTCGACGTGACCACGGTCGCTGTAGGCGACGAACTTCCCGTCGGGAGACCACACCGGCCGGGTGTCCTCCCAATACGGGGCCGGGTCGCGATGGGTCGTGAGAGGCGCGGCTGCGCCACCGTCGACGGCGACCATCCAAACGTCGGAGGCGGCGTCATCCTGGATGTACCCGATGAGCGACCCGTCCGGCGAGACGGCAGGGTCGCGAGGACGCCGGGTGGCGGCCACCGCCTCCATCCTCCAGTGCGGTGGGGGCTGCAGATCCTTCCTCTCCTGCGATGGCACCGCCCCGTGCTCGTCGGCACCGACCCAGAATCCGTCCGGCTCTCTCATGATCCTCCTCGCCCTGACTCGTATCCCGCCAACGTGCCGACGACCAACCCGCCGAGGGTCTCCAGGTGGTAACCGCCCTCCTGGACGAACACCGTCGGAACGCCGAGCCCGGAGATCATCGCGCCTGCCCGGCGATATCCATCACCCGTGATACGCAGCGGGCTCTCCGGATCGTCGACGGCGGCGTCGACTCCGAGCGACACGACGACAGCCGCCGGGCGGTGCGACTCCGCCGCCAGACAGATTCGCTCGACGGCGGCGAGCCACACGTCGTCTGCGCTGCCGGGCGGCACGGGGAAGTTGTGGTTGGCACCTGCGCCATCGCCGACGCCAGCCTCGGTTGAGAACCCGGCGAAGTGCGGGAACCACCCTGCGGCGGGGTCGACGTGCACCGACCCGTAGAACACGTCGCCCCTCTCATAGAAGATGTGCTGGGTGCCGTTGCCATGGTGGGCGTCGATGTCGACGATCGCCACCGGCCCCGCCACCCGGGCGAGCGCCGCGGCCGCCGCCGCCGCGCTGTTGAGGTAGCACGACCCGCCGTAGAACGATCGGCCGGCGTGGTGCCCCGGCGGCCGGCACAGGGCGTAGGCGCCGGGTGCTCCTTCCGTGACGACGTCGACGGCAGTGAGGGCGGTGTCGACGGCGGCGATGGCGGCACGGTGGGTGCCCGGTCCGATGAGCGTCGTGGTGTCCATGGCGAACCATCCGGCCTTCGCCCCCGGCGACCACGGAACCCGGTTCGTGGCGACGACGCCGGGGATCGGAAATGCGTAGGGCACGACGCGGTCCTGACCCGGGTCTTCGAGGTAGCCGCTCGCCTCCCACTCCCCCCAAATCGACGCCATGTAGTCGAGCAGCGCTCGGTCGTGGATCTCGGCGAGCACCGAGTCGTCATGGGGCGTTGCCTCGACGAGTGGTGAGCCGGCGGCGGCGACGGCGTCGCGGATGGCATCGGCCCGCTTCGGGACGTCGGTTCCCTCGATCCTGACGCCCACCCACACCTCGCCACCGGGCACGTGGAGGCGGTGGACGTCGGACCAGATCGTCGCCATGTCGAGGCGCTCGGCGGAGGTCATCGCACCAGTTCGGGAAGGGGCGCGCAATCTATGCTCGCCTGGCATCTGCGGTCAACAGGAGGATTCGTGACTCGGCCAAGGCTCCGGGACCTCGGCATCAGCGTCGGCCGGCTCGAACCGGGAGACGGCAACGCCATCACGGACGTACCCGGGGTCCTCGTCGGTCACGCCACCGTGATCGCCGACGAGCCGAGGACGGCGCGAACGGGCGTCACGATGATCGTCCCTCGAGGCGGGGACATCTGGGAGAACTACGCCTTCTGCGGAGTCCACGTCTTCAACGGGAACGGCGAGATGACCGGCATCCCGTGGATCGAGGAGTCCGGGCTGCTGGGCTCGGCCATCGGGCTCACGAACACCCACCAAGTCGGGATCGTCAGGGACGAGCTCGTCCGATACTCCGTCGAGCATGGCCACGTCGATGCCTTCATCCTTCCTGTCGTTGCCGAGACTTGGGACGGCCACCTCAACGACATCGACGCCTTCCATGTGACGGCGAAGCACGCTCGTGCAGCGCTCACGAGCGCCGCCCCCGGCGCAGTCGCCGAGGGAGGGGTCGGCGGGGGCACCGGCATGGTGTGCCACGAGTTCAAGGGAGGGATCGGGACGAGCTCCCGGGTCGCCGAGTCCCCGGCGGGGACCTGGACCGTGGGCGCGCTTGTGCAGGCCAACTACGGGAGCCGCCAAGACCTGCGGATCGACGGCGTGCCTGTCGGGCGCGAGATCGGCCTCGACGAGGTTCCCGGCCCGGGGGGCAAAGACGCCAAGGGCTCGATCATCGTCGTCTTGGCGACCGACGCTCCCCTGCTTCCCGTCCAGTGCAAGCGCCTGGCCAGAAGGGCGACGGTCGGCCTGGCGCGCACCGGCGGCTACGGCCACGACGGGAGTGGCGACCTCTTCCTCGCCTTCGCGACAGGAAACGAGGTCCCCGCCGGGGGCGACGGAACGTGGCCGCTGGCGATGGTGCGGCACGCACACATGGACCCGCTGTTCCTGGCTGCCTCGGAGGCGGTCGAGGAGGCAATCCTCAACGCCCTGTGCCGCGCCGAGACGATGGATGGCCACCTCGGCGTGGCGCACGCGATTCCGGTCGAAAGACTCGCCGAGGTGATGGCGCGCTACGGCAGGTGAGCCGTCCCGGGTTCGGGGCAGGCTCATGAAACGTGTGGCGCGCCGTTTCGCTTGCTAAAAAGGCCATCTGATGAACGAGGAAGCGGGTCGAGGCCATTCAGTAGCGGCTCCAGCGGGCCGAAGATCTCCCATGCAGCGAGGACGAGCGATCACCCGGACGCTCGGGGCGGATCAGGCCGTTCGCAACAGGCCGTTCACGTCGCCGTCCCTGTACGGGCGCGACCTCACGATCCTCGGGTACATCCTCGAGGACCTCCGCACCCTCGTCGGCGAGGCCCGCAGAGGGGTCGTCACGGTTGCCGCCCACTCCCCGGTCGAGTGGACGGTCCACGGCCTGCGCCGGCGGACCATCGTCTGCGAGCTCGAACCGCTTGCCCGCGGGACGACGCTGTGCGTGGTCGGCTTCTTCGGGGATCGCCACCCGGACCGCGACCTGCAGCCGCTCGAGGATGCCAATGCCGACATCGTCCTGGAGTTCCGCAACTTCCCGGGGATCCTGAGCTACTCGTCGATGGAGCTCCCGGACGGAAACTGGGCGAACCTGGTGCTCCACGACGTTCCCGAGTCCAGCGAGCGCTGGCGTCAGGGCGAGCGCCACGCCAGGGCGTCGACCGAGCTGGCACCGCAGTACTACCGGTCGGTGCGGATCCACACCGGGACGCTTCCCGGCGGGGTCGTCGGCACCCGCCCAATCGAGCTGAGCCGCACGAAGTACTGGGACTTCACGTCGCCCCGGCCGTGGCAAGCGGTGCGCGAGCTGAGCCAGCCGATCGTCCCGAGGCCCGTCACCGCCCCCACCCGGCCCGCCGGTCGAGTGCCATCCATCGTCGCGCCGGCAACGGGCACCCTCGCTGAACCGAAGGGCGCACGTCGGCGTATCTGATGTCGCGGGCATGTGCCCGCGACGACGTGGAGGTTGAACCATGAAACGAACGAGCATGTTCGCCGTCGCCGTCGCCCTGGCGGTCGCCTCGTGCGGAGGCGACGACGGAGGCACCACCACGGCGCCGCCGCCCGATACGACGACGGCCACTCCGACGACGACGGCAGAGCCCGGCACCACGACTGCGCCCCCCAGCGAAACTACGACAACCGTGGCCGCCACCACGACGACCGCCGGCGAGACGACCACGACGGCGGCCGCCGGATCAGAGATCGTCGTCGCCGAAACCGCCCTCGGCCAGATCCTCGCGGACGGGGACGGATTCACGCTCTACATCTACACACCCGACGACGCCGGAGGTGTGGCGACCTGCACCGGAGCCTGCGCAGCAACCTGGCCGGCCGTGGCGGCGGCATCGGCCGGAGCAGGCGTCGAAGCCAGCCTCCTGGGTACGACGAGTGACGGGCTCCAGGCCACCTACAACGGGTGGCCGCTGTACTACTACGCCTTGGACGGCGCCGCCGGCGACACGGGCGGGCAGGGGGTCGGAGGCGTGTGGTACGTCATGGACGCCACGGGAGCGCCCGTCACCGGATGAACCCGCTGATCGGTCCGGACGAGTCCGGTCTCGACGCTGATCATGACGGGATCGGATGCGATGACAATCCTCCGTGGAGACCGTGATCGTCGGAGTGGATGTTGGTCGGTGAAGGAAGCGAGGTTGAACCGGACGTCCCTGAGCCTTTGGAGATGGTTGTCGCTCGACATTTCTCGGCGATCGCTCAGTAGGCGCTAGGGCGCGATCTTGGCACGCCGATCCTGAACGATGAAGGCACCGCCGAAGGTGCATTTGACATTCGGTTCGATGACGCGTCGCCACCGGTGGCGATGGAGATCACCTACTGTCGCGAGTTGATGAGGCGCTTCGTGGTCCTGGCGGGCACCGTGCTGATCTTGGGGGCGTGCACTGGTTCCGCGACGGCGCCGTCACCGGCAACGCCGGATTTCGTTGACGTGCCTGTCGTAGATGACGGGTTCGAGCTGCCGTTTCATCCGTCAGGCCCAAACGATGGAAGACGATCGTCGCTGGTTGCGCTCGACGCAGAGACGGGGCGCATTGTCTGGGAGAACGAGATGCCCTTCGGGGGGTGGGCATATGTGTTGCCGGTGACCGGCGGCGTCGTCTTTGCCTGTGGATGCCAGCTCGGGAGCGTTTCCGTCCTTGCGGGTGTCGAGTCCAGCGGAGCGGCGCAGTGGATGATCCGAACCGACAACTGGGGGGTACGTGAAGTAGTCGCCGATGACGACACGATGATCGCTGCACTGACCGACGGCGACGACACGACTCTGGCTGGGATCGACGCGACGACCGGGTCGGTCCTGTGGTCGATCGACTCGGATGTATCGACGTTCGGTGACCTGCCGGGGCTGGCGATCGTCAACCGGACGGTGATCGTCGTGGAGGGAGACTCGACTGTTCGTGGATTGCGAGCACGCGATGGCACCGAGTTGTGGCGATCCGAGGCCACCGAGTCTGCCGGTCCTCCGTTTGTCGACGGCGATCGGGTCCTTGTCCCTACGAATGGTGGCGTGTCCGAGGTCGACATGGAAACTGGCGACATGCGCGAGGTGATAGCGCCGCCCGGCGCGGACACGGACCCTCGCATCGGTGCGGTGATGGTCAGGTCGGGCGCGTTGATCGGGGTCCGGGCATACAACGCCGCCGAGCCAAGGCGTCACCTCATCGGCGTCTTCGACCTGGATGCGGGAGGTGCGATCTGGACGAGGTATCTGGGTGAGCGACGACACACGGTGTGGGGATCTGAGATCGTGGTGTCCGGACCAGCATTCGGAAGCCCAGGGAGAATCCTCAGATCCTGGGACATCGCCACCGGAAAGCGGCTGTGGAGAATCGACACGAAGCAGCGAGACGCCATCCCGGCGCAACTCGTAACAGCAGTTGGCACGACCACGTTCGCGGTGATCGAGGGACACCTTGGAGCAATCGACGCGTCTGGGTCCTTCGTCTGGTCCATGAAGACGCCTCCCGACGCGGCGATGGTCTCAATCGTCGACTCGACACTCATCGTGCCCGGCCCCTCCGATGACTGTGCATCACCG
This is a stretch of genomic DNA from Acidimicrobiia bacterium. It encodes these proteins:
- a CDS encoding P1 family peptidase — translated: MTRPRLRDLGISVGRLEPGDGNAITDVPGVLVGHATVIADEPRTARTGVTMIVPRGGDIWENYAFCGVHVFNGNGEMTGIPWIEESGLLGSAIGLTNTHQVGIVRDELVRYSVEHGHVDAFILPVVAETWDGHLNDIDAFHVTAKHARAALTSAAPGAVAEGGVGGGTGMVCHEFKGGIGTSSRVAESPAGTWTVGALVQANYGSRQDLRIDGVPVGREIGLDEVPGPGGKDAKGSIIVVLATDAPLLPVQCKRLARRATVGLARTGGYGHDGSGDLFLAFATGNEVPAGGDGTWPLAMVRHAHMDPLFLAASEAVEEAILNALCRAETMDGHLGVAHAIPVERLAEVMARYGR
- a CDS encoding S9 family peptidase; this encodes MREPDGFWVGADEHGAVPSQERKDLQPPPHWRMEAVAATRRPRDPAVSPDGSLIGYIQDDAASDVWMVAVDGGAAAPLTTHRDPAPYWEDTRPVWSPDGKFVAYSDRGHVEVARRAGGPPVRLVAGHSPVWIDADHLLALVDGAGRTRLAVVDIHDPWPRPITSGDSEPSEPSVAGGLVAFTHSPPDDRKRRDIRVVVLATGEERTVSGSPGLADHGPAVSPDGSTVAFVSERSGRRQIHLVGADGANERRLTSASADFSAMAWHPGGERIAAVLTNEGVDALVVVDALSGEVEVVADGGVWGSPGWLPSGAIVASHESHAIAPRIVVVVPGGGVTVLVDGTPASVAAAPHVSPEHVWFPSRDGMMIPAFLFRPAMADEGPVGAVVYPHGGPTSHYGDEWDGYAQYFLDKGYAWLAINFRGSTSYGFDFERANHGQWGVTDTGDCLAAADYLETLDWVDGDRIAIFGASYGSYMALACLVEEPHRFACGVAKYGDCDPLTSWAQGDVGGAEDLERMMGHPGGNREAYRAAAPIHRIDRIDRPILVVHGEQDERVHPKQSKQLVDRLKALGKAYEYVTYPTEAHGLLRRGPQLHFYRRLERFLDWHLMGPPETSHTGPPPLGA
- a CDS encoding histone deacetylase family protein, with the translated sequence MTSAERLDMATIWSDVHRLHVPGGEVWVGVRIEGTDVPKRADAIRDAVAAAGSPLVEATPHDDSVLAEIHDRALLDYMASIWGEWEASGYLEDPGQDRVVPYAFPIPGVVATNRVPWSPGAKAGWFAMDTTTLIGPGTHRAAIAAVDTALTAVDVVTEGAPGAYALCRPPGHHAGRSFYGGSCYLNSAAAAAAALARVAGPVAIVDIDAHHGNGTQHIFYERGDVFYGSVHVDPAAGWFPHFAGFSTEAGVGDGAGANHNFPVPPGSADDVWLAAVERICLAAESHRPAAVVVSLGVDAAVDDPESPLRITGDGYRRAGAMISGLGVPTVFVQEGGYHLETLGGLVVGTLAGYESGRGGS
- a CDS encoding PQQ-binding-like beta-propeller repeat protein, with protein sequence MRRFVVLAGTVLILGACTGSATAPSPATPDFVDVPVVDDGFELPFHPSGPNDGRRSSLVALDAETGRIVWENEMPFGGWAYVLPVTGGVVFACGCQLGSVSVLAGVESSGAAQWMIRTDNWGVREVVADDDTMIAALTDGDDTTLAGIDATTGSVLWSIDSDVSTFGDLPGLAIVNRTVIVVEGDSTVRGLRARDGTELWRSEATESAGPPFVDGDRVLVPTNGGVSEVDMETGDMREVIAPPGADTDPRIGAVMVRSGALIGVRAYNAAEPRRHLIGVFDLDAGGAIWTRYLGERRHTVWGSEIVVSGPAFGSPGRILRSWDIATGKRLWRIDTKQRDAIPAQLVTAVGTTTFAVIEGHLGAIDASGSFVWSMKTPPDAAMVSIVDSTLIVPGPSDDCASPESTGEITALNPADGAVKWQTCMSYPVRYTSPGGPVEQAGQLVFFTGYTELAEA